In the genome of Ensifer sp. WSM1721, the window GTGGTCGAGTAACAAGTCGCCTTCCCGTTCCCGACGCCCTGATTGCGAAAGTCCGATTGCACCATGACCGACCTCACGAGCCTCACGATCGCCGAAGCCCGCACGAAGCTTGCGGCCAAGGAAATTACCGCGGTTGAACTGACGGATGCCTATCTTTCCGCGATCGAGGCAGCCAACGAGATGATCAATGCCTATGTCGCTGTCACGCCCGAGAAGGCGCGTGAGATGGCGAAGGCCTCCGATGCCCGCATCGCGGCCGGCAATGCCGGTCCGCTCGAGGGCATTCCGCTCGGCATCAAGGATCTCTTCGGAACGGAAGGCATCCATACGCAGGCTTGCAGCCACATTCTCGACGGCTTCAAGCCGCGCTATGAGTCGACCGTCACCCAGAACCTCTGGAATGACGGTGCCGTCATACTCGGCAAGCTCAACATGGACGAGTTCGCCATGGGCTCCTCCAACGAGACGTCCTACTACGGTCCGGTCAAGAACCCGTGGCGCGCCAAGGGCTCGAACCTCGACCTCGTGCCAGGCGGCTCTTCCGGCGGCTCTGCGGCCGCGGTCGCGGCTCATCTCTGCGCCGGCGCCACGGCCACCGACACCGGCGGCTCGATCCGCCAGCCCGCAGCCTTCACCGGCACCGTCGGCATCAAGCCGACCTATGGCCGCTGCTCGCGCTGGGGCATCGTCGCCTTCGCCTCTTCGCTCGACCAGGCCGGGCCGATCGCGCGTGACGTTCGCGACGCGGCGATCCTCCTGAAGTCGATGGCGAGCATCGACCCCAAGGACACGACCTCCGTCGACCTGCCGGTACCGGATTACGAAGCGGCAGTCGGTCAGTCGATCAAGGGCATGAGGATCGGCATTCCGAAGGAGTACCGCGTCGACGGCATGCCGGAGGAGATCGAAGCGCTCTGGCAGCAGGGCGTTGCGTGGCTCAAGGAGGCCGGCGCGGAAATCGTCGACATCTCGCTGCCGCACACGAAATACGCGCTGCCGGCCTATTACATCGTGGCACCCGCCGAAGCATCTTCCAATCTCGCGCGCTATGACGGCGTTCGTTATGGTCTTCGCGTCGATGGCAAGGACATCATCGACATGTATGAGAAGACGCGCTCCGCCGGCTTCGGCCAGGAGGTCAAGCGCCGCATCATGATCGGCACCTATGTGCTTTCCGCCGGCTATTACGATGCCTACTACCTGCGCGCCCAGAAGGTTCGCACGCTGATCAAGCGCGACTTCGAGCTCGCTTTCCAGGCGGGTGTCGATGCGATCCTGACCCCGGCAACGCCGTCGTCGGCCTTCGGTATCGCCGATGAGGACCTCGCTTCCGACCCGGTGAAGATGTACCTGAACGATATCTTCACCGTGACGGTGAACATGGCCGGACTTCCGGGTATCGCGGTTCCCGGCGGGCTCGACCACAAGGGGCTGCCGCTCGGTCTGCAGCTCATAGGCAAGCCGTTCGACGAGGAAACTCTGTTCAAGACGGCCTATGTCATCGAGCAGGCGGCCGGCCGCTTCACGCCCTCCAGGTGGTGGTGAGGCGGCGCCCTCAGCCAGCGGCATTCGACCTGTGGTCAAGAAGTAGGATAAATGCTGTAGTGAAGCGGAGAGGGGGTTCCGCTTCATGGTCGTCATTCGCCACGCTCGTCAAAACGAGGTCGGTCTGCTTGTCGAGATAGGGCTTAGGGCATGGGAGAAGGCGATCGCCGGCATCGGTGACGTCGGAAGCATGCGCGGGCCCGCCGGGCGCGCCTTCGGCGATTTCCTCATAGGGCACTGGCTTTCGGTCCTGTTGATCGAAGACGACGGCCGAATCTGCGGCTGGGCGGCCCGCGAGGGTCTCGACGACACGATCTCAGACTTGTGGATCGACCCCGTGGCGCAGGGTAGAGGCTTCGGCGCAGCATTGCTTGCGGAAGTCGAGAGACGAATAGCGACCGACGGCTTTGATGTCGCGAATGCGAAAACGCATGCGCAGAACGTGTCCGCGGTCGCCTTCTTCCAGCGTGTCGGCTATCAGGTGAGCTGGCTCTCGACCGCCTATTCGCAGAAGCTTGATCGCGACGTCGAATTCATTGGTCTTGCCAAGCGGCTCGCGCTCGATAAGGCGGCGGACGAGCTTTAGCCCCGCGTAGAAGTTGCTTCGCGTAATGAGGGTACCGGAGATATTTCACATCTCCGGTACCGAGCATTGGCTCGCTCGCCGTTTAGCGGTTGTCGAGCTCCGAGCGGACCAGATAGAGGCCGCGCTCCGTGATCCGGTAAGGTTTGCCGCCCGACGACCTGATAGCCCGCTTGCGCTTCAGTTTGCGGAAGAGCTCCAGATCGATGCCGGGATAGACCCAGCCGTCCCGTGTGAAACAGCGGATTTCGGCAATCGCCTTGCCGTCTCGGCTGATTTCGATACGGCCGCCCTGGGCCAAATGATGGAGAATGCGCTGTTCGGCGCGCGAAATATCCATTGGTTGAGTGTTCCGGAATGGCGTTCGTCAGAACGCGGGAAAACGTTCCGTTCTTCGAGGAGAAGAGCGGGGTTCACGTTTCCGGCCCGTGCTCGCAATTCTGGGAGAATGCGGGCAGGGGCCTTACCGGGACTCAAGCTGAAGGAACATAAAAACTCCTAACGGATATCGTGTTTTCTAGGAAATCATTGGGCAAACGTCAAGGTTGCAAAGGCGAGGGGGATTTGCGGCTGCAACTCGGACAGGGTACGACCCCGGCCCCTTCACAAGCCTTGCACCGCAGAACCAATTGCTCTACCGAGAAAACCACGAAATTAGGCTTCAAAGAAGAGCACGAGATGAGCATCGTCGACGTCCGCACCCCCGACCCGAAACGCTTCATTCCCGGCGCCACCGGCGATTGGGAGGTCATCATCGGCATGGAGGTCCATGCCCAGGTGCTGAGCAATTCGAAGCTGTTCTCCGGGGCGTCGACCGAGTTCGGCAACGAGCCGAACGCCAATGTCTCGCTGGTCGATGCGGCGATGCCTGGGATGCTGCCGGTCATCAATGAGGAATGCGTCAAGCAGGCTGTGCGCACTGGTCTCGGCCTCAAGGCCAGGATCAACAAACGCTCGATCTTCGACCGGAAGAACTATTTCTACCCGGACCTGCCGCAGGGCTACCAAATCTCGCAGTACAAGAACCCGATCGTAGGCGAGGGCACGATCACTATTTCGATCGGTCCGGATCGCCAGGGCCAGTTCGAGGATGTCGAGATCGGCATCGAGCGCCTGCATCTGGAGCAGGATGCCGGCAAGTCGATGCACGACCAGCATCCCTCCATGTCCTTCGTCGATCTCAACCGCTCGGGCGTGGCGCTGATGGAGATCGTGTCCAAGCCGGACCTGCGCTCCTCGGACGAAGCCAAGGCCTACCTCACCAAGCTGCGCTCCATCCTGCGCTATCTCGGCACCTGCGACGGCAACATGGACGAAGGCTCGATGCGCGCCGACGTCAACGTCTCGGTGCGCCGTCCGGGCGAGCCGTTCGGCACGCGCTGCGAGATCAAGAACGTCAACTCGATCCGCTTCGTCGGCCAGGCGATCGAATACGAAGCCCGTCGCCAGATCGGCATTCTGGAGGACGGCGGCGTGATCGACCAGGAGACCCGCCTCTTCGACCCGAACAAGGGCGAGACGCGCTCCATGCGTTCGAAGGAGGAAGCACACGACTACCGCTACTTCCCCGATCCGGATCTCCTGCCGCTCGAATTCGACGACGCTTTCGTGGAAGCATTGAAGGCGGATCTGCCGGAATTGCCGGACGATAAAAAGGAACGCTTCGTCCGCGATCTCGGGCTGTCCGTTTATGATGCCTCCGTTCTCGTTTCGGAAAAGGCGATCGCCGACTATTTCGAGGCGGTGGCGGCGGGGCGCGACGGCAAGACGGCTGCCAACTGGGTGATCAACGACCTGCTCGGCGCCTTGAACAAGGCCGGCAAGACCATTGAGGAGACCCCGGTCTCTCCGGCTCAGCTTGGCGGCATCATCGATCTCATCAAGGATGGTACCATCTCCGGCAAGATCGCCAAGGACCTCTTCGAAATCCTTTGGAACGAGGGCGGCGATCCGGCGGAAATCGTCGAGAGCCGCGGCATGAAGCAGGTCACCGACACCGGTGCGATCGAGAAGGCGGTCGACGAAATCATCGCCGCCAACCCCGATCAGGTGGAAAAGGCGAAGGCCAAGCCGTCGCTGGCCGGCTGGTTCGTCGGGCAGGTGATGAAAGCGACCGGCGGTAAGGCGAACCCGCAGGCCGTCCAGGCTCTCGTCAAATCCAAGCTCGGCATCGAAGAGTGACGATGTTCTTCGTCCGGACGGCAAGCGAGCGCGACCTTGAGAAGGTCAGCGCCCTGTTGGCCGAGGCGTGGCACGCGACCTACGATACCTTCTATGGTGCCGACAAGGTGAACGAGCTGACCGCGAAGTGGCATTCCGTCGATGCCTTGCGCGCCCGGCTGCAGCGCAAGAACTCGGAATTCGTCGTTGCGGACAATGGCCGCGAGATAGCCGGCATGGCCTACGCGGCCATGTCGGACAAGCTCG includes:
- the gatA gene encoding Asp-tRNA(Asn)/Glu-tRNA(Gln) amidotransferase subunit GatA encodes the protein MTDLTSLTIAEARTKLAAKEITAVELTDAYLSAIEAANEMINAYVAVTPEKAREMAKASDARIAAGNAGPLEGIPLGIKDLFGTEGIHTQACSHILDGFKPRYESTVTQNLWNDGAVILGKLNMDEFAMGSSNETSYYGPVKNPWRAKGSNLDLVPGGSSGGSAAAVAAHLCAGATATDTGGSIRQPAAFTGTVGIKPTYGRCSRWGIVAFASSLDQAGPIARDVRDAAILLKSMASIDPKDTTSVDLPVPDYEAAVGQSIKGMRIGIPKEYRVDGMPEEIEALWQQGVAWLKEAGAEIVDISLPHTKYALPAYYIVAPAEASSNLARYDGVRYGLRVDGKDIIDMYEKTRSAGFGQEVKRRIMIGTYVLSAGYYDAYYLRAQKVRTLIKRDFELAFQAGVDAILTPATPSSAFGIADEDLASDPVKMYLNDIFTVTVNMAGLPGIAVPGGLDHKGLPLGLQLIGKPFDEETLFKTAYVIEQAAGRFTPSRWW
- a CDS encoding GNAT family N-acetyltransferase; translated protein: MVVIRHARQNEVGLLVEIGLRAWEKAIAGIGDVGSMRGPAGRAFGDFLIGHWLSVLLIEDDGRICGWAAREGLDDTISDLWIDPVAQGRGFGAALLAEVERRIATDGFDVANAKTHAQNVSAVAFFQRVGYQVSWLSTAYSQKLDRDVEFIGLAKRLALDKAADEL
- a CDS encoding YjhX family toxin, which translates into the protein MDISRAEQRILHHLAQGGRIEISRDGKAIAEIRCFTRDGWVYPGIDLELFRKLKRKRAIRSSGGKPYRITERGLYLVRSELDNR
- the gatB gene encoding Asp-tRNA(Asn)/Glu-tRNA(Gln) amidotransferase subunit GatB, producing the protein MSIVDVRTPDPKRFIPGATGDWEVIIGMEVHAQVLSNSKLFSGASTEFGNEPNANVSLVDAAMPGMLPVINEECVKQAVRTGLGLKARINKRSIFDRKNYFYPDLPQGYQISQYKNPIVGEGTITISIGPDRQGQFEDVEIGIERLHLEQDAGKSMHDQHPSMSFVDLNRSGVALMEIVSKPDLRSSDEAKAYLTKLRSILRYLGTCDGNMDEGSMRADVNVSVRRPGEPFGTRCEIKNVNSIRFVGQAIEYEARRQIGILEDGGVIDQETRLFDPNKGETRSMRSKEEAHDYRYFPDPDLLPLEFDDAFVEALKADLPELPDDKKERFVRDLGLSVYDASVLVSEKAIADYFEAVAAGRDGKTAANWVINDLLGALNKAGKTIEETPVSPAQLGGIIDLIKDGTISGKIAKDLFEILWNEGGDPAEIVESRGMKQVTDTGAIEKAVDEIIAANPDQVEKAKAKPSLAGWFVGQVMKATGGKANPQAVQALVKSKLGIEE